Proteins encoded together in one Impatiens glandulifera chromosome 1, dImpGla2.1, whole genome shotgun sequence window:
- the LOC124920392 gene encoding peroxisomal membrane protein PEX14-like, with product MATTDDNKPPNPASEVEPIKETSPTSVFVNSEPVREDQVQNAVKFLSHPKVKGSAVVYRRSFLERKGLTKEEIDEAFRRVPDPPSSVTGVQSSSTDGQIASSSSSSSGVQQQSSNHIQQHPAAAAAAPANLNQSRFNLRQTLLAVGILSASGAGAAVLFKKTIIPRLKSWIRKVVLEEDESLEKKVDPKPSLAEEAGAAAKAAANAAADVARTTQEMMASKTEERKFFNELQNMLDVQVKEIKSMNSAIKNLEGQISSRNTNSSVDSRQYSRTNGNADFDLQAAKYQSQPALAESSLTPHQKSYMEEIMDMIQNGENPDIRDINGQMLKPNSQTTLQKTPVEVGRDQNGGDHDLNVVNGGDSIPSVPWWQKKVIGSSSSSTFQTNERLIQRSSSWIPPQPPPVAMAEAAAAIRHHKNPPQSHQQQAAVIDEGVADTGSSSSNGNGMVSAEMNTIEV from the exons ATGGCGACCACCGATGATAATAAACCCCCAAATCCAG CTTCAGAAGTTGAACCCATTAAAGAAACAAGCCCTACATCAGTATTCGTGAATTCTGAACCCGTGCGAGAAGATCAAGTTCAAAATGCAGTCAAGTTCCTTTCACACCCTAAAGTTAAGGGTTCAGCTGTAGTATACAGAAGATCTTTTCTTGAGCGGAAAGGCCTTACAAAGGAGGAGATTGATGAAGCTTTTCGTCGTGTCCCT GATCCACCCTCTTCTGTTACAGGCGTACAGTCAAGCAGTACAG ATGGACAGATagcttcttcatcatcatcatcatcaggtGTCCAGCAGCAATCTTCAAATCACATTCAACAACaccctgctgctgctgctgctgctccAGCTAACTTGAATCAGTCTCGATTCAATCTGCGTCAAACTCTTCTTGCTGTCGGAATATTGTCTGCCTCGGGTGCAGGGGCAGCTGTTCTTTTCAAG AAAACTATCATTCCCCGATTGAAGTCATGGATACGAAAGGTTGTATTGGAAGAAGATGAAAGTCTGGAGAAGAAAGTTGATCCCAAGCCTAGTCTTGCTGAAGAAGCTGGTGCAGCAGCTAAAGCTGCTGCCAATGCTGCTGCTGATGTCGCACGAACAACCCAAGAAATGATGGCTTCAAAAACTGAAG AAAGGAAATTCTTCAATGAACTTCAAAACATGTTGGATGTACAAGTCAAGGAAATTAAATCAATGAATAGTGCCATAAAGAATCTAGAAG GTCAAATTAGTTCCCGAAACACAAATTCATCTGTGGATTCAAGA CAATACAGCAGGACAAATGGCAATGCGGATTTTGACTTGCAAGCAG CAAAGTATCAGTCGCAGCCTGCACTGGCTGAATCCTCTCTCACACCTCATCAGAAATCATACATGGAGGAG ATTATGGATATGATACAGAATGGGGAGAATCCTGATATAAGa GATATCAATGGTCAGATGCTAAAACCAAATTCTCAAACAACATTGCAGAAAACG CCTGTAGAAGTTGGTCGCGATCAAAATGGTGGAGACCATGACTTGAATGTGGTGAATGGCGGTGACAGTATTCCTTCAGTTCCTTGGTGGCAAAAGAAAGTTATtggctcttcttcttcttcgacaTTCCAGACTAATGAAAGACTGATCCAGCGTTCTTCTTCGTGGATACCTCCCCAACCACCCCCAGTTGCAATGGCTGAAGCAGCTGCAGCCATCCGACATCATAAAAATCCACCCCAATCTCATCAACAACAAGCGGCGGTGATTGATGAAGGAGTGGCGGACACGGGTAGTTCATCATCGAATGGTAATGGGATGGTGAGTGCAGAAATGAATACAATTGAAGTATGA